CTGTCCGCCCCCTCCTCCATTGGCAGTGAGACGCGCATCGGAGATCAGCCTCACCTGGAAGGCTTCCAACACGATGCGTCCTCCGCTCCCACCGCCTCCACCCCCCAGTGCGAAGGGGCCACTGGCACTCGCCCAGCCGCCCAGGCCACCTCCGCCACTGACGGAGAGGGCCTTTCCGACGGTCAGCGTCCTGGCGATCGATAGCTGAAGGGCACCACCGCCAGCGCCACCTCCGACTGCCGTGGCTCCGCCATTGCCTCCTGCACACCCTCCAACGAGCGGCGCAAGAGGCGTGGCCCGCTGAGCACCTGCGGCACCTGGAAGTGCGCTGCGATCGTAGCTCTGTCCACCAAGGCCTCCTCTCGTCCCGCCACCCGCCCCACCACCGCCACCACCTCCTCCACCCGGCCCCACGTTGTACGTTCCATTACTCCCCTGTGACGTCGCGCACGACTGGTTGCCGCCGGCTCCGGGAACGGGTGTGCCATTCACGATGCGCCCGCTAGCCAGGATGTCGTGGCTCAATGTCGCATCCCCATACACCGCGAAGATGACCGGGTGGCTGCCTACGATGCGCAGTTCGCCCCCCAGAACCAGCGTCCTCAATGGAATGAGGAGCGCATCAGGAGCGCCTCCCGTCTGGGGCAAGGTCTTGATGGTGAAGTCTCCTGTATTCGGGCCGGCGCTACCAGGCGTCCAGGAGCGGGCGTCCGTGTCAAACACCACGGCGCCGGAGGTCCTCAGTTCGCCAATCTCAAGGCCTGGAATGCTGTTCGGATCAAAGCTGCTGGGTGAATAGGGAAACGTAACGCATTGGCCGTCCGCTCGGCACACGCGCGGCGCGCCCGTGGTGTAATTACTGCAGGGCTGATTGAGCTGAGCCGGGTCTCCCGCGTAGAGGCAGGAGGCGTTGCGCGTGCAGCCCGCGACCGCATTGCACTCCTTGGGAGGGCAGGGCGTTGGGGTGCCCGTGCATGCGCCATTGCCATTACAAAAGCCCGGATCATGGCAGGCGTCCCCGTCCTCACAGGACGTGGTGGCCGGCCTCGAAGAGTATTCACACATACCGCTTGTTGGGTTGCAGACACCCGTGGACTCCTGGCACTGAGTGTTCGCAGGCGTTGTGCACGTCTTCACATCGCCCAGGCACTGCCTGTCCGTCGTACACCGGCTGTTGCTCATGCACAGGTTCGCGGGATCGCAAGCGGCGCCTACTGGCACCGCTCCTTCGATACATGCACCTGACGAAGCATCGCAGGTCATCGTGGGCTGGCATTGCCCCGGCGCCTGAGTGCACTTCGGTGTTCCTCCCTCACACGACGCCGCGGTGCCAGTCCCCACGCACCGCTTGCCCACCATGCACGGGTCACCTTCCGTACATGCCTTCTCCGTGCAGTCACTGTCCTCGCAGGACTTGAGGCCGTCACAGTCAGAGTCCACCCCTACGTCGCACAGCTCCGGAGCCCCAGGATGGACGTCCGCTCGGGAGTCATCACAGTCTGGAGACTCCGTGCCGGGAGCACTCGCGACGAAGCCGTCGCCATCCTGATCCACCGCCAGCAAGGTGACGGTCCAGTCGATGGACTTGCCGGGAGGTGCATCCAATGCACGGTCCTCGTGGACCTCCACGACTGCTCCCCCACATTGATTGCCATTGAAGGACGCGAAGGAAGTCGCCTTCACGTTCAGCCTGTCGCCCCACGCCGGCTTGCGGACCATCGCGACCTGGACCTCTTTCGCGTTTGGTCTATTGAGATGGCTCGAGGGAAGGTCAGTTTCTACCTGATTGCTTCCGTCGCCTACCTCCACACGTAGGCACTGGGGCCGGTAGGAGGGGTACTTCACCGTCACGCGAAGTACGCCCTCGGCGGGCTCCTTCATGCGGCAGGCGGACAGCAGCACCATGCAGGTCAATAGACAGAACAGACGCATGGTGCCGCACTGTACCCGTCAGACCTCCATTGCTGGAATTCCAGGCCGGCAGGTGTTCAGGGTTGCGTACAGCCTCCCGTGGCGGAAGGGCTGAGCACGGCGGCGGCGTTCACGGTGCAGGACTGGATGCCTCGCAGGTGGATGAACCCCACGGCGCCGCCACCACCACCGCCTGCGCCTTCGTAGTTGTTGGTGGTCCCGCCGTTCTGTCCTTGGCCCGCAGCGCCGTTCCGCGCCGCTCCCTGTCCGCCATTCCCCGCGCTCTCCGAAGCACTCGAGCCACCAGGGGCAGGGGTCGCGCTGTCCACACTGCCGCTGCTCGCGTTGGCGCCGTTGTCCTCGTTGTTGCTCTTGAACGTGGCCCCCTCTCCACCCCCTCCGCCATTGGCGGTGAGCCGGGCGGCGGCCGTCAGGTTCACCGCGAAGGCCTCCACCACCAACCTGCCCCCGCTGCCGCCGCCACCCCCGCCGCCCGCGCCCGAGGTCCTGCTGGCGATGGCGCCGGCACCTCCGCCGCCGCTCGTGGAGAGCGGTTTCTGGAGCGTCAGGGTCCTCGCCACGGAGAGTTGGAGTGCTCCGCCACCGGCGCCCCCGCGTCCTCCCGCCATGGTGCCCGTGCCGCCGCCGTCTCCGCCGGCACAGCCCCCCTGCAACAGCAGGGGATCGTTGTTCTGGGGATTGCCTCCGCTTCTTGTCGTCCCACCCGAATAACCCACGCCTCCCGCAGCGCCCGTGGCCGCGTTGCCGCCTCCGCCTCCGCCTTCTCCCTTGCTGCTGGTCACGCCGCCGTTCACGCCCGTGGCGGAGCCACACTGGCCATGATTGCCACCCGCGCCGCGCACGGTGGCGCCGCTGTCGAAACGGCCATTGGCCAGGATGGGCTGCCCGGGATTCGCATCCCCGTAGACGGCGAGGATGATGGGCGCCGACCCCACGAAGCGCAGTGTTCCGCCCAGGGTCAGCGAACTCACCGGGAGCAGCACCGCCGAGAGGCCCCCGTTCAGGGTCGTGATGAGCCTCGGCTTGAGCGTGTTCCTGTTGGTCACGCCGTTTTCCGGAGCCCACGTGAGCGTGTCCGTGTTGAACGTCACTTCGGCGGTGGTGATGAGGGCAGCAATGTCCGCGGCGGGGACGGCGTCCGGATCGAAGTTGCTGGGGCGGTAGGGGAACGTGCTGCAGGCGCCGTCCCCTGTGCGGCACCATCCCGGACGCGAGTTGGCCGGATCCACACACGCCGTGTTCACCTGCGCCGGGTCGGGAGGGTAGTTGCAGTCATTGTTCGCCACGCAGCCACTGGTGGCGGCCAGGAAACAGGTCCGGGCAGGGCAGGGAGTCGGTGTTCCGCCGACGCAGGCGCCACTGCCGTCGCAGAAGTCATTGATGGTGCAGGTCTGGGAATCCACGCAGGCCGACCCGTAGGACTGCGGCTTGAACTCGCACTCCCCGGTGGCCTTGTTGCAGGTCCCCGAGGTCTGCATGCAGGTCGCGGCCTTCGAACAGGTGCGCTCGGCGCCCATGCACTGCGCGGTGGGGCCGGTGCCCGTGCAACGGTCATCGTCGGTGCAGGGATTGCCGTCGTCGCAGGCCGTGTTCACGCAATCCTGTTCCTGACAGCCCATCATCTGGTTGCAGTTGAGGTCCTCCGTCCCGGTACAGGTCTCCAAGGCGCCTGGGTGGATGTCGCTTCGCGTGTCGTCGCAATCGGAGACGCCCGCCCATTCGACGCCAGTAGGGGAGCCGTCGCGATCCTCATCCACTGCTTCCAACGTGACGTCGAAGCGCGTGAACTTCTTGGGGACGACAGTGAGCGAAGCGTTCGTGAACCGCTCGACGGCTTCCCCCGAGCACTGGTTGCCTGAGCCCTCGGCGTACGACGACACCGTGATGCCCAGCGTCGCGTCCCAGTCCGCCTTGCGGCGCACCGCGACCAGGAGCTCGTTCTTCTCCACGTTCTTGAACTGGCTGGAGAGGATGTCCGTGGCTGCCTGGTTCCCCTTGGCGTCCTTCGCCTCCACGCGCACGCACGCAGGCTTGAAGGAGCCATACTTCACGGACACGCGGATGGCTCCCTCGTCGGGAGCCTTCTCGCCACAGGCCGCCAGCAGCACCACACATCCCAACAGGCAGAGCCGATACATGGCTCCGCAGTTTACCTGTCGCCCCTTCTCCCCTGAAACCTCGCGGCTGATGACGTGACCCGTGGCCAACCCGACACGTCAGGGTGAGGGGGTGGGGCAGTCTCCCGTGGGAGCCGGGCTGAGCACGGCGTTGTTGTTCAGGACGCAGGAGCGAATGCTGCGCAGGTGGATGGAGCCCGCGGCGCCACCGCCACCGCCGCCGCCACCGTTCACCAGCAAGAGCGTTCCTCCGTTTTCGCCAAGAGTGGGGGCGGCTGAGGTGCCACCCTTGCCACCGTCTCCACCCAGGGGAGCGCCCCCCGTGCCGCCGTTGGCACTGCTGTTGGCGTCCTCGAGGCCACTC
The sequence above is a segment of the Corallococcus exiguus genome. Coding sequences within it:
- a CDS encoding putative metal-binding motif-containing protein; this translates as MYRLCLLGCVVLLAACGEKAPDEGAIRVSVKYGSFKPACVRVEAKDAKGNQAATDILSSQFKNVEKNELLVAVRRKADWDATLGITVSSYAEGSGNQCSGEAVERFTNASLTVVPKKFTRFDVTLEAVDEDRDGSPTGVEWAGVSDCDDTRSDIHPGALETCTGTEDLNCNQMMGCQEQDCVNTACDDGNPCTDDDRCTGTGPTAQCMGAERTCSKAATCMQTSGTCNKATGECEFKPQSYGSACVDSQTCTINDFCDGSGACVGGTPTPCPARTCFLAATSGCVANNDCNYPPDPAQVNTACVDPANSRPGWCRTGDGACSTFPYRPSNFDPDAVPAADIAALITTAEVTFNTDTLTWAPENGVTNRNTLKPRLITTLNGGLSAVLLPVSSLTLGGTLRFVGSAPIILAVYGDANPGQPILANGRFDSGATVRGAGGNHGQCGSATGVNGGVTSSKGEGGGGGGNAATGAAGGVGYSGGTTRSGGNPQNNDPLLLQGGCAGGDGGGTGTMAGGRGGAGGGALQLSVARTLTLQKPLSTSGGGGAGAIASRTSGAGGGGGGGSGGRLVVEAFAVNLTAAARLTANGGGGGEGATFKSNNEDNGANASSGSVDSATPAPGGSSASESAGNGGQGAARNGAAGQGQNGGTTNNYEGAGGGGGGAVGFIHLRGIQSCTVNAAAVLSPSATGGCTQP